The following are from one region of the Lytechinus pictus isolate F3 Inbred chromosome 4, Lp3.0, whole genome shotgun sequence genome:
- the LOC129258415 gene encoding CD63 antigen-like isoform X1 — protein sequence MVAGCGPKIAKLFLFIFNFSIWAAGIALITVGSYVTAKQADYQELFAEDTLVIVCALTIAIGCFTFIVGFCGCCGAMKEGVCLLKLYWFLMLLIICGEITAGVLAFVYNEQIEESMLKGMTTTINESYPETEASREAVDGVQEASKCCGASGYDDYLGCKNCPINEAVPESCCIPVEDGGDLVQCKIGPKGVPLYPDLVYGVGCVEASIEIVQDNFILIGAVCMALLVFEILTMVFTCCVIDGIQKGEFA from the exons atggttgCCGGCTGTGGACCAAAAATCGCCAAGCTTTTCTTATTCATCTTCAACTTTAGCATATGG GCAGCCGGTATCGCCCTTATAACCGTCGGGTCCTACGTGACTGCCAAACAGGCAGACTATCAAGAGCTATTTGCGGAGGACACCTTGGTGATTGTTTGTGCTTTGACAATAGCCATAGGATGTTTCACTTTCATTGTGGGATTCTGCGGGTGCTGTGGTGCAATGAAAGAAGGCGTCTGCCTCTTGAAATTG TACTGGTTCTTGATGCTGCTAATCATTTGCGGGGAGATTACTGCAGGTGTCTTGGCATTCGTTTACAATGAACAG atTGAAGAAAGCATGTTGAAAGGAATGACTACAACTATTAATGAAAGTTATCCAGAAACAGAAGCATCTAGGGAAGCAGTAGACGGTGTCCAAGAAGCG tcGAAGTGTTGTGGTGCGAGTGGATACGATGATTACCTAGGCTGCAAGAACTGTCCTATAAACGAAGCGGTACCCGAGTCGTGCTGCATACCAGTAGAGGACGGCGGAGATTTAGTGCAATGTAAGATTGGTCCAAAAGGTGTGCCACTTTATCCAGATCTCGTCTATGGCGTG GGTTGCGTTGAAGCATCAATTGAAATAGTTCAGGACAACTTTATTCTCATTGGCGCAGTTTGTATGGCTCTTTTGGTATTTGAG ATTCTGACAATGGTCTTCACCTGTTGCGTAATCGATGGCATACAGAAGGGAGAATTTGCTTG a
- the LOC129258415 gene encoding CD151 antigen-like isoform X2, which produces MVAGCGPKIAKLFLFIFNFSIWAAGIALITVGSYVTAKQADYQELFAEDTLVIVCALTIAIGCFTFIVGFCGCCGAMKEGVCLLKLYWFLMLLIICGEITAGVLAFVYNEQIEESMLKGMTTTINESYPETEASREAVDGVQEASKCCGASGYDDYLGCKNCPINEAVPESCCIPVEDGGDLVQCKIGPKGVPLYPDLVYGVILTMVFTCCVIDGIQKGEFA; this is translated from the exons atggttgCCGGCTGTGGACCAAAAATCGCCAAGCTTTTCTTATTCATCTTCAACTTTAGCATATGG GCAGCCGGTATCGCCCTTATAACCGTCGGGTCCTACGTGACTGCCAAACAGGCAGACTATCAAGAGCTATTTGCGGAGGACACCTTGGTGATTGTTTGTGCTTTGACAATAGCCATAGGATGTTTCACTTTCATTGTGGGATTCTGCGGGTGCTGTGGTGCAATGAAAGAAGGCGTCTGCCTCTTGAAATTG TACTGGTTCTTGATGCTGCTAATCATTTGCGGGGAGATTACTGCAGGTGTCTTGGCATTCGTTTACAATGAACAG atTGAAGAAAGCATGTTGAAAGGAATGACTACAACTATTAATGAAAGTTATCCAGAAACAGAAGCATCTAGGGAAGCAGTAGACGGTGTCCAAGAAGCG tcGAAGTGTTGTGGTGCGAGTGGATACGATGATTACCTAGGCTGCAAGAACTGTCCTATAAACGAAGCGGTACCCGAGTCGTGCTGCATACCAGTAGAGGACGGCGGAGATTTAGTGCAATGTAAGATTGGTCCAAAAGGTGTGCCACTTTATCCAGATCTCGTCTATGGCGTG ATTCTGACAATGGTCTTCACCTGTTGCGTAATCGATGGCATACAGAAGGGAGAATTTGCTTG a
- the LOC129258977 gene encoding arginine-binding periplasmic protein-like, translated as MSTTALSDLPRHRLESDDDLNRRRSYPDQGCQRAKDIIVVVVVVVAVGALVLALVSLAKPGHLEVEYEQEFNGQSFPGGFPWSNDRVWTFAIGHYGVNREYLDESSGTIKGYNVDIINAVCNIANKNCQLIYDDYERCWSSTAGNRPRGGEGLLGRWYDACTGWGINYDRSRTFAFTKSYSKTPGLGIYVANATTNFDWTNLSGRTIGFMNGFSSDEHCLARYADDLIQGSKLSVSANQIVYYQTLEDMVAAVINGDVDAAFCYGEPILSQLKLVTQSSFPNRCALGGFGMMTRKDNTAFVTWWNDAFDKLVNTHQYRMICQDLKEAHGHMPGQNPDEICL; from the exons ATGTCTACCACAGCTCTCTCGGATCTACCCCGTCACCGGCTTGAAAGCGACGATGACCTCAACAGGAGGAGGTCGTATCCCGATCAGGGTTGCCAGCGAGCAAAGGATATCATCGtcgttgtggtggtggtggtcgcCGTCGGGGCGTTGGTTTTAGCCCTGGTAAGCCTCGCCAAACCAGGACATCTGGAGGTAGAATATGAACAGGAGTTTAACGGACAGA GTTTCCCGGGTGGTTTTCCTTGGTCCAACGATAGAGTATGGACATTTGCCATCGGTCATTATGGTGTCAATCGAGAATACtt AGACGAATCATCAGGAACTATAAAGGGCTACAATGTCGACATCATCAATGCTG TTTGCAATATTGCCAACAAGAATTGCCAGTTGATATACGATGATTATGAACGATGTTGGTCTTCTACTGCTGGCAATAGGCCACGAGGAGGCGAGGGACTTCTAGGTCGTTGGTACGATGCATGTACAg GTTGGGGAATCAACTATGACCGATCTAGGACTTTTGCATTCACCAAATCATACAGTAAAACGCCAGGCTTGGGGATATATGTAGCGAATGCAACAACAAACTTTGATTGGACGAACCTGAGCGGGCGCACTATCGGTTTCATGAACGGATTTTCGAGCGATGAGCACTGCTTGGCACGTTACGCTGACGATCTGATACAG GGTTCCAAGCTGTCtgtatcagccaatcagatagtcTACTATCAGACGCTTGAAGATATGGTGGCAGCCGTTATCAATGGAGAT GTGGACGCTGCCTTCTGCTATGGTGAACCTATACTGAGCCAGTTGAAGCTGGTAACCCAGTCAAGCTTCCCGAACCGCTGTGCCCTTGGAGGGTTTGGTATGATGACCCGCAAGGATAACACCGCTTTCGTGACATGGTGGAACGATGCTTTCGACAAACTTGTCAACACCCATCAGTACAGGATGATATGTCAGGATCTGAAGGAAGCACATG GCCACATGCCAGGTCAAAATCCAGACGAAATATGTCTGTAA
- the LOC135153877 gene encoding E3 ubiquitin-protein ligase TRIM71-like, whose product MASTSAGQKSYFVENNQMISELEDQIQCAICQERLNNPRVLDCLHSFCEDCLKRSHRLSTREFMDSDSESDEIDYPVIKCSYCRAVTELPESGVSGLKADFRANRIREILDAFEKRKRKFAESEYCCEICPSSGESAPVPASDYCQNCGQLFCEQCSRVHRRLTDTKDHFVVKVADLMVGKEKLRKTEHENATFKMCRQHAGELLKYFCRVCKIPVCLLCSTFGNCISHKKEVSQLGEAVTEMSGIVEILTDQLKHRQRLIKEMLTKTNAVIMTTENRKKEFIQQMIVKHQAFISQIKQKMQKEVDQRDRLFNGKISKVRGIGEEIQKMNKKSDDALHLVDNIRREPNAHGTDLVTVLGCLQGALQIITSEQINAMNRDLSKVEDDVQQMRPTHMALREPTRGAVENMEQSAPGRRTPLTRSANDQGHQAREEAARGFFLHRLPYSVGNTQSLNIQHPFGVSRPAQERQSEPEVATIYQGPVGIGTRPMGRPLQARRVRSISTILSGPEATSQSVDNPTPEATRRFNGSSFTSPQTIADDLHHRQSTAPVEYSTAPFQIPLEPVSFPSCSPAPHAPGSPTVNDASQSSVNEQQLLYSGAVAPFGQLPHLERIRDIPDMPDLGPDLSF is encoded by the coding sequence ATGGCGTCAACGTCTGCTGgccaaaaatcatattttgtggaaaataaccAAATGATTAGTGAACTCGAGGATCAAATCCAGTGTGCTATATGCCAGGAACGACTGAATAACCCTCGGGTCCTAGATTGCTTGCACAGTTTTTGTGAGGATTGCCTGAAACGCAGTCATAGATTGTCAACTCGCGAATTTATGGACTCGGATTCTGAATCCGATGAAATTGATTACCCGGTCATCAAGTGCTCATACTGTCGTGCAGTAACTGAGTTGCCAGAGAGTGGAGTTTCGGGTTTAAAAGCAGACTTTCGTGCAAATCGGATTAGGGAAATACTGGATGCTTTTGAGAAACGAAAAAGAAAATTTGCGGAGAGTGAATATTGTTGTGAGATATGCCCGTCAAGTGGGGAATCGGCCCCTGTTCCAGCGTCGGACTACTGCCAGAACTGTGGTCAGTTATTCTGTGAGCAGTGCAGTAGAGTACACAGAAGGCTAACAGATACGAAAGATCATTTCGTGGTGAAAGTCGCCGATCTCATGGTGGGGAAGGAGAAACTTCGGAAAACTGAGCACGAAAATGCGACTTTCAAGATGTGTCGTCAACACGCGGGAGAGCTGCTGAAGTATTTCTGCCGAGTTTGTAAGATCCCCGTTTGTTTGCTCTGCTCTACATTTGGAAATTGTATATCCCACAAGAAGGAGGTCAGTCAGTTAGGTGAAGCTGTCACGGAGATGTCGGGTATTGTTGAGATACTTACTGACCAGCTGAAGCACAGGCAGCGATTGATTAAAGAAATGCTGACTAAAACAAATGCAGTTATCATGACCACAGAGAACAGAAAGAAGGAATTCATTCAACAAATGATTGTGAAACATCAAGCATTTATCAGTCAAATAAAGCAGAAAATGCAGAAAGAAGTGGACCAAAGGGATAGGCTTTTTAATGGTAAAATTAGTAAAGTCCGAGGCATAGGTGAAGAGATACAGAAGATGAACAAAAAGTCAGATGATGCGCTGCATCTTGTTGATAATATTCGAAGGGAACCGAATGCCCATGGAACTGACCTAGTCACGGTTTTGGGATGTCTACAAGGGGCCTTGCAGATCATCACTTCAGAACAGATTAATGCAATGAATCGAGACTTATCCAAAGTTGAAGATGATGTGCAACAGATGCGTCCAACGCATATGGCTTTGCGCGAGCCTACACGAGGCGCTGTGGAAAACATGGAGCAATCTGCTCCAGGGAGAAGGACGCCATTAACTAGATCAGCTAATGATCAGGGCCACCAAGCTCGGGAGGAAGCAGCGCGAGGATTTTTCCTGCATCGGTTACCTTACTCTGTTGGGAACACCCAGAGTTTGAACATCCAGCATCCGTTTGGTGTTTCACGTCCTGCTCAAGAACGGCAAAGCGAGCCTGAGGTAGCTACTATCTACCAAGGACCAGTGGGCATTGGCACAAGACCGATGGGGCGACCGTTACAGGCGCGAAGAGTTCGCTCCATTTCAACGATTTTGAGCGGACCTGAAGCAACATCACAATCAGTTGATAACCCAACCCCAGAAGCTACCAGACGGTTTAATGGATCTAGCTTCACCTCTCCACAAACCATTGCAGATGACTTGCATCATCGACAATCAACAGCCCCTGTTGAATATTCCACTGCTCCTTTTCAGATTCCTCTCGAACCTGTCTCTTTCCCCAGTTGTTCTCCTGCTCCTCATGCTCCGGGATCACCTACTGTAAATGATGCATCCCAATCATCTGTTAATGAACAGCAACTATTATATTCTGGTGCAGTTGCTCCATTTGGGCAACTTCCTCATCTTGAAAGAATAAGGGACATACCGGACATGCCCGATCTGGGTCCAGATCTCTCATTCTAA